A window of Limosilactobacillus sp. WILCCON 0051 genomic DNA:
CCATAAATAATCCCCCTTAGTCAGGTACTAAAAAAAGTCAGCCAGTTTTGAGACGTCTGCCTCATCAATCCAGCTGACCTTCTGCACAATACTTTTTATGAAGGGATGTACTTAAGGTTGGTTATTTAAAGAAGAAGTAAGCTTCGTCTTTGCTGGATTTAGAGTTGCCCGGCAAAGACGCGCCAAAATGCGACTCTGCTCAAGCGCTGAACGTCTCGCGTTCGCGCTTGAGCAGCACGAACGCTATCCGAAAGCATAATAAGCAAAGCCGAAATAAAACGCTGGTCGATTTTGGCATTGAAGTTTCATGATAACTTCTCCTTTCAATAATTTGTTGCTAATATTAAAACACTCTAATCTTATCTCGTCAACCTCTAATCATAAAAAAGGTTGATTATTTTTGATCTCTTGATATTTTAGTCTTTTTAAACAAATAAACAGTGGCAAATTCTCATTTTCGACTAATCAATTACCTGAACGCCTTCCGTATCAGGTTCAATTTCCAATAATGGATCACTAAGTCCGGCCTGTAAAAGCAGCTGCTTAAACCGCGGAATCCCCTGTTTATCGATAATCGTCATGACGGTCGGACCCGCGCCGCTTAAATAGGTCGCCAGCGCACCGGCTTCATGACCGATTTCGCGAATCTTGGCCAGTTCCGGTACGAGCTTGGCACGCGGCTGTTCGTGAAACTCGTCAGCCTCCATCAGTTCACCAACCAGATCATAGCGATTGGCAAACAGGCCGGCTACCAAAACGTTGGCAATCGCGCTGCCATGCGTTGCCTGTTTTAATGTCAGGCTGGCTGGCAGGGCCGCTCTGGCATCAGCAGTCTTTAGATTATATGACGGCACATAGGCAGCCAGCGCGTAAGGAAGCAATGGCGCCTGAATAGCATCGAAATGACCGTTAACGTTGGTACCAATCACCAGGCCGCCTAAGATTGCCGGTGCGACGTTATCGGGATGGCCCTCGATCTCGCAGGCAATCGCTACTTTTTCATCATTGCTCAACTGCAGCTTGCCCAAGACATTGGCCAGTTCAATCCCAGCAACAATGGCACTGGAACTGCTGCCCAGACCATGAGCTACTGGAATGGCCGACTGCATTTTCAAATGATGCGGCGGCAGGTCGGCTTTGATTTTTAATGCCGTATCGATGATCATATTGGACTGGTCATGCGGCAGATCGTCAAAGTCGTGATCGATAACCCATTCGTCGCTGGGTTCAAGTACGTCCAGCGTAAGGTAAAGCGAAACAGCCATCCCAATTGAATCAAATCCCGGTCCCAGATTGGCACTGGAAGCTGGTACCTTGATCTGCATAATCATTCCCCCTAGTTTTCCAAAACCTTGTAAGCCGCATTAAGCTTAATCGAGTCGGCCTGCTGCAGTTGTTTTTTGAGCTCCGCCAATTGACTTTGTGACAGCTCGTGCGTGATTACGGCTACATGAGCAATGCCTTCATCCTTGATTGGTGCCTGCACGATTTGACTGAAACTGGCTTTGATATCAGCCATGATCCTGGTAAATTTAAGCATCTGTCCAGAAACGTCCGGCATCGTCAATGAAAGATAGTAAGGGTAGCGCACGTTGTCGGGATCAGCTGGCACGTATTCGCTTTGATAGGTATTAAACGCGTGGCCGCTGGTACCCATGATCAGATTCTTAACCTCTGAAGTAATGTCGCTCAAGACACTGTTGGCAGTTGGCAGACCACCGGCACCTGGCCCATAAAACAGCGTGTCCCCAACGGCCTTGCCAGTAACCATAACGGCATTGAATTCATTGTTGATCGTTGCCAGTGGATGATCTTCTGGAACCAGGGTCGGCGCTACATCAACGAACACGCCGCCATTGATGACCTTGGCTGAGCCGACCAGCTTGATAACGTAGCCTAGTGACTCGGCTTGGCTGACGTCATAGGCATTCAGAGTATCGATTCCTTCCGTTTTGAAATCATCAATCCTAAGCTGTGCTCCAAAGGCAAAATAGCTCAGAATGATCATTTTGTAAGCCGCGTCCTTACCCGTTACGTCGTTGGTTGGATCGGCCTCGGCAAAGCCCAGCTCCTGTGCTTTTTTCAGTGCTTCTTCATAGGTCCAGTGCTTTTGATTCATCTGAGTCAGGATATAGTTGGTCGTACCATTAACGATTCCTTTGACCTCAAGAATATTGTCAGCCGCAAAACTATTGACGATCGTGCGCAGAATCGGGATCCCGCCTGCCACGCTGGCTTCATACATCAGATCACAGTGATTCTCATAAGCCAACGCTGCCAGTTCCGGACCATATGATGCAATCAGGTCTTTGTTGGCAGTTACCACGTTTTTATGTGCTTTTAGCAGTCGCTCAATATACTCTTTGGCAGGATGAATCCCCCCAATCAGCTCAACGACGATCTGAATTTCTTCATCGTTAAGCACTTCTTCAAATTCAGTCGTCAGCTTGGTAACCGTGGCCGCGTTTTGATGCTTTTCTGGATGACGAACCACGACCGTCTTGACTGACAGTTCGCGACCAATAATATTGCGAATCTTGTTCTCGTTGTTTTCAATCATTTCCAAAACGCCAGAGCCGACAGTCCCCAGCCCCAGCATTCCCAGTTTGACAGTTTCCATAGCGCTGCTCCATTCTCTGTAGTTTTTAATTAAATTTTCATATTTATGATTGTAACATGGACTATCCATAGGCTACAATATTTAAAAGAATTCTACCAAACCACTACTGTATTAAGAATGGAGGATCACAATGAACTATCGCAGTACGCGTGGTAATGTTAAAGATGCATTAAAATCTAGTGACGCCGTTGTTCAAGGACTGGCTCCGGATGGCGGATTGTACGTTCCGGTTGACTTTCCCAAACCAGCGTACGATCTGGAAAAATTGATCCAGCTGCCCTATCAGAAACTGGCGCAGACAATCCTGCAATGGTTTTTTAACGATTATCCTGAAGATCAGCTGGCTGATGGCACAACCAAGGCCTACGCCAACCAATGGGATAACGATTCAATCGCACCATTAAGCAAACAAAAAGCCGGTTTTAACTATCTGGAGCTATATCATGGCCCGACCCTGGCTTTCAAGGATATTGCCCTGCAGATGCTGCCGCAGTTAATGACCAAAGCAATCAAGCTCAATGGCGTTGATCGCGACATCGTAATCCTGACCGCTACTTCTGGCGATACCGGTACGGCTTCTATGCGCGGCTTTTCCAATGTTGATGGCACGCAGGTAATCGTCTTTTATCCAGATGGCGGGGTCAGTCCAGTTCAGCTAAAGCAGATGCTTGGGCAGCCGGGGCAAAACCTTACCGCTGTGGCTGTTAAGGGGAATTTTGATGATGCCCAGACTGAAGTCAAGCATATCTTTAACGACCAGGCCTTTAACCAGCGCTTGATTGACAATGGCTACCAGTTCTCCTCCGCCAACTCGATGAACATCGGCCGGCTGATTCCACAGGTTGTCTACTATTTCGCCGCTTATGGTCAGCTGGTTGAACAAGGCCGGATCAAGCTTGGCGATGCGATCAACTTCACCGTGCCAACTGGGAACTTTGGCGACATTCTGGCCGGCTGGTACGCCAAGAAACTGGGACTGCCAATCAAAAAGCTGATCTGCGCCTCAAACGAAAACAACGTCCTGACTGATTTCTTCACTACTGGCAAATATGATCGGCGGCGCGATTTTCATCTAACCTCCGCGCCCGCTATGGATATTCTGGTTTCCAGCAATCTGGAACGGCTTTTGTTTGACGTTTATGATGAAGATGCTGCCAGCGTTAAGGAATTAATGGAACGGCTGCAAAATGATGGCTGGTATCAGATCACTGCTGCCGCCAAAGCCAAGCTGGATTCCGAATTTGCGGCTGGTTACGCTACGCAGAGCCAAGTCGCGGGTGAGATTAAATATGTCTATGAAACCAGCGGCTATTTGATTGATCCGCATACCGCCGTGGGATCATTTGTCGCTCGTCAATATCAAAAGAACAGTGATGATCAGACGCCAATGGTTATCGTTTCAACCGCCAGCCCATATAAATTCCCAGAAACCGTCTATCATGCTTTGACTGGCCAGGATACTCAACAGCAAGGTCTGCCATCCATCAAACAGCTGCATGATCTGGTCGGTGGCGAATTAACGGCTGGAGTCAAGGAACTGTTTGATCATCAGCCGCGCAAAGAATCCGTAATCGCACCTGATGAAATGGAAAACTTGATTGCCCAAGTCTTAAAATTGAAATAAACGTTTGCCCTGATTGGAGTTGCCTTCAATTGGGGCTTTTTATTGCTGTAATCTATAACACCATCAAAGCTATGTCGCTGGGCGGTTTATCAATTAAGCCTCCTCAATTGTCCAATTAGATTGTTCGATTGCGGGCGTTATGCAAGATATACTGCATATCAACACATGAAGAAAAAGTCATTACCTACTTTTCGCAAAAATCAATGTATAAGTAGGTAAAAAGCAATGTATATCGAGTTAGGGATCCCCAACATTACCTACGATCGATCGAAAATTCAATAATAGTAGGTAATTCACAAAGTCGGTCTGACCCAATCACCCTCAAAATATTCATCTTTACCTACGATTTCGGAAAAAGGCATCATAAGTAGGTAAAGTTATGTGAGCCGAAATATACACTCACCCTCATTTACCTACTCTTAGCTAAAAAACCGTGCCAAGTAGGTAATCTATCCCTCGAATGCCGTTCAAGGATTGCTTTTCTTCACAAGGTTATCGTTCACCACGTTTCTAATCAGCGTCAATATCGCTAAACTTTAGTCGTCGATATGAATCTTGATTAATTGATGACTGCTGCGTTTTTGATAGTGTGCGGCAATAATTAATTGACAACGAATAGGGATTGGATTATTTGGTTGATTTTCTATAAGTTGTTAGTTAAGGTAAATTTATACTGTTATGTAAGGGGTAGCTAAACCAGGATCACTGCTCTTGCCGATTCTACTGCCTTGCAATATTAAAAGCGCCACCAAGCCCAATTGCTTAGTGACGCTTAACCTAATGATTGATTGGTTTTATTTTTCCGATTTAGCCAGCTTGGCAATCGCCTGAACCGTTTGACGATCTTTAGCCGTACCGTAAAACTCAGCTTCTCGTCTGGCATTGAGCTGCTTGACCAGTTCTCTGATTTCATGGTTTTGAGCCAGCTTGCGCGTTGGCAGCGGAATAAATGCATTGGCGGCAATAATGGCCATCACTACCCCAATGATCCGGGCGCCATAAAAAGAAACGTTCAAAAACAGAATCGTTACCGCGGCCACGGCGAACAGTACCGTGTTGAAGTATAGCGGCCAGTGCGGATTGTGCCGCTGCTTTTGGCCCAGATTAAAATGCAGATCGTATTTTTCACAGGCCAGCTTGGCATAGGAATTCAGCTTATTCCAATAAAATGCCAGACCAACCAGCGCGAGCATCCCTAACAGATTCAGCAGATTTGCGCCGACTACACCGCGAAGCCCCCAAAAGATCAGACCAGTAGCTAAAGTTGCGGCATACCCAGCCATGAAAGGATGGCGGACAGAAAATTTTTGCATTTTAGTGCCTCCCAGATTTTGATTGACTTTATTATAAAGCCCTTTCAATATTTGAGCAAGCGTTTGCACAAAAACAACATCATTTTTGCCCTGCTTAAATTAATTTACTGGGACCGCTTGACAAATTAACGATCTGTTTCTAAAATGAGCTTATATTTAAATAATGAAAAGTTAGTGAGAATAGTAGCCGCTTTTTCTAATCTTAGCGAGCGTGGTCTGGTGCAAGCACGCATTGGCAGACACGGCGAAATGAACTCATTGTTAAATGGAACGGGTGCAAGCTACGTCCCCGGCTGATTACCGTTATCAATCATGGAGGTCATTGTTATGCAATGGCAAACCAAGGTGGTACAGCGAACACAAACGCCCTTGAGCAGCCGGCTCAGGGGCGTTTTTTTAATGAAAGGATGAAAGAATATGCGAATCAACGCGGAAGATGAACGCAGCTATCTACAAAACGTTTTTGACAAATTGGGCTTTCAAAAAGAGGATGGCGCCTTGATTGCTGATACGCTGGTTGATGCTGACCTGCGTGGAATCTCCTCACATGGGATCCAAAGACTATACTGGTATCGCAGCATGATCAACGACGGCATCATCGTACCCCAAAATCATGCCAAGGTTTTAAAAGAGCTGCCTGGCGCCGTTTTAGTCGATGCCAACCAAAACATGGGTCATCTGGCAGCCAGCCTGGCAATGGATAAAGTAATTGAAAAGGCTAAGCAGATTGGGGTCGGCATCGGGGTCGTTCGCAACTCCAACCACTTCGGTATTGCCGGCTACTACGTTCGCAAGGCACTGGCTGCGGGGCTGTCTGGGATTGCCCTGACCAACACGCGGCCGCTGGTAGTACCAACCAATGCCACGGAAGCGTTTCTGGGATCAAATGCCTTTGCGTTTGGCTTCCCGGCCTCACCACATCCTTTCATTTTTGACGGGGCTACTTCCGTGGTTGCTGGCGGCAAGATTCAGCTGGCGGACAAAAAAGGCATTGAGCTGCCCGGTGACTGGGTCGTTGACAAGAATCGTCAAGTCGTCAAGGATCCAAAAGAAGCAGAAAGCATCCTGGCAACCGCGGCCTTTGAAGAAGAACAAAAAGGCGGCGGCCTCTTGACGCTGGGCGGCAGTGAGATCAACTCCAACTACAAGGGCATGGGCAACTCGATTGTCGTTGAGATTCTGACCGGTATTTTGGCACAGGGATCCATTTCGGCCGACACCAACACGGGCAAGCACGACTTTAGTCAGTTCGTCTTTGCTTTTGATCCAGCGTTCTTCGGTGATGTCGAAACGCTTAAAGCCAACGCAACCAGCATGTTCGATCGAATTCGCCACCTTAATCACGTTCCCGGCAAGACGATCTGGGTTCCAGGTGATCGCGAATACAAGAACCTGGCTGAAAATCAAAAGCATGGCGTTGACATTGATGCCAAGACGATTGAACAGATGCAGGAAATCGCCGCTGACTTACAGATTGAGATGCCCGCTGAAGTTTAGGATAAACAACAAAGCCGCCACGGAATTTACCGTGACGGCTTTTATGATGCCCTCAAACCGCTATGACCAGTGGCAATAAAATCAGCCGCAGCCATTAAAATCATTTACCGTAACCAAACTGGCTTAATTTTTGCATGATTGCCTGCGCTGCAACCATTCCCCCAGCCGCGTTCAAGTGCAGATGATCGCCAAAATCATAAATCTCTTTAAGACCACCATCGCTATCAAGCAGCCATGGATCAAGATCAATGACCCACTCAAACCGTCGCAGTTCCTGGTTGATCAAAAGCCGCCGCTGCTGAGCATCAAGCAGCACGTTTTCTTGTTGTGGAGCCACGTGCGGTGAAAATGGCGGAATCGTTGTCAGAATCAACGGGCACCGCCGATCATCCAAGATTTGCTTTAGTCGACTGACCCCGGCTAGATATTGACCCGATGTTACCAGCTCATGCGCCGACTGACCGTCAATCAGCGGCAAAACCAGATCGTTGCTGCCAATCAGGGCAATAACTGGATGCGGACGCGAATCGGTTGACTGGGCGACTCTTTTAATCAGCGACTCACCAAACGTCTGATACAGCGGACCATCTTGCGGAGCATCATGAAGCAGCCGATTACCCGAGATGCCTGTGTTGACTACCACAGCCTGATTTAAAAGCTGCTTAATCAGTCCAGTTTCAATCATTCCCGTTTCTGCCAGGGAGTCGCCGGTCAGCTCAATGATCGGCGTTTTTTTATCCGTCCAAACCTCTAAACAGCTGATGGAAAACCAGCCTTTGCGTGCCTGCCAGTTATGCGGCAAATGCGGCGCGGCGTTCTTAGTTCCGGCCATGATCGCGTTATAAAACGTTTCGTCATAGACACAGCTGAAATCGGCATAGGTCTGTTTTTGCGACGCCCGCATCCTAAAATAAAGCGGCTGACCGGCAACGACTTCAAACGGCAGCGCGTCCGTATGCACTGCCCCGTTACCGACAATGGCAATCTGCTTTTGCTGGCCACGAGTAATTGATTTTGCATCGCTCATCTTTTCATCATGGCTGACGGTAAGCTCATCAAAAAACAGCGTCGCATCATTAAAACGGTTTTGCAGAATCAAACGCAGACCACTGCCGTCGACTTGAGGCGTAATCTTGATCAGCGAAGTGAGTTCCTTCATCTTAAAAGGCAGCGCGCTGAAATCATGGGTCAAGCGGCTGCTGGCGATCTGCCATCCCATCTGGCCACCTTCTTTCTAATTTATTGCCATAAAAAAGGCCGACGCTGTAATACGCCGGTCTTTTGCCTGCCGACCAATGACTGCCTGATCATCGCTTTAAGGCGTTGAAAAGCAGTCGCTGGGTGCTGGAAATTTTAATGCTGCTTGGTCAGCAGGTTGATAACAGCCTCGGGATCAATCCCAACAAAGTAGCGTTTCAGATCAAGCTTGGCCAGTGCCTGCTGC
This region includes:
- a CDS encoding GDSL-type esterase/lipase family protein, which translates into the protein MGWQIASSRLTHDFSALPFKMKELTSLIKITPQVDGSGLRLILQNRFNDATLFFDELTVSHDEKMSDAKSITRGQQKQIAIVGNGAVHTDALPFEVVAGQPLYFRMRASQKQTYADFSCVYDETFYNAIMAGTKNAAPHLPHNWQARKGWFSISCLEVWTDKKTPIIELTGDSLAETGMIETGLIKQLLNQAVVVNTGISGNRLLHDAPQDGPLYQTFGESLIKRVAQSTDSRPHPVIALIGSNDLVLPLIDGQSAHELVTSGQYLAGVSRLKQILDDRRCPLILTTIPPFSPHVAPQQENVLLDAQQRRLLINQELRRFEWVIDLDPWLLDSDGGLKEIYDFGDHLHLNAAGGMVAAQAIMQKLSQFGYGK
- a CDS encoding Ldh family oxidoreductase, with amino-acid sequence MRINAEDERSYLQNVFDKLGFQKEDGALIADTLVDADLRGISSHGIQRLYWYRSMINDGIIVPQNHAKVLKELPGAVLVDANQNMGHLAASLAMDKVIEKAKQIGVGIGVVRNSNHFGIAGYYVRKALAAGLSGIALTNTRPLVVPTNATEAFLGSNAFAFGFPASPHPFIFDGATSVVAGGKIQLADKKGIELPGDWVVDKNRQVVKDPKEAESILATAAFEEEQKGGGLLTLGGSEINSNYKGMGNSIVVEILTGILAQGSISADTNTGKHDFSQFVFAFDPAFFGDVETLKANATSMFDRIRHLNHVPGKTIWVPGDREYKNLAENQKHGVDIDAKTIEQMQEIAADLQIEMPAEV
- the thrC gene encoding threonine synthase produces the protein MNYRSTRGNVKDALKSSDAVVQGLAPDGGLYVPVDFPKPAYDLEKLIQLPYQKLAQTILQWFFNDYPEDQLADGTTKAYANQWDNDSIAPLSKQKAGFNYLELYHGPTLAFKDIALQMLPQLMTKAIKLNGVDRDIVILTATSGDTGTASMRGFSNVDGTQVIVFYPDGGVSPVQLKQMLGQPGQNLTAVAVKGNFDDAQTEVKHIFNDQAFNQRLIDNGYQFSSANSMNIGRLIPQVVYYFAAYGQLVEQGRIKLGDAINFTVPTGNFGDILAGWYAKKLGLPIKKLICASNENNVLTDFFTTGKYDRRRDFHLTSAPAMDILVSSNLERLLFDVYDEDAASVKELMERLQNDGWYQITAAAKAKLDSEFAAGYATQSQVAGEIKYVYETSGYLIDPHTAVGSFVARQYQKNSDDQTPMVIVSTASPYKFPETVYHALTGQDTQQQGLPSIKQLHDLVGGELTAGVKELFDHQPRKESVIAPDEMENLIAQVLKLK
- a CDS encoding homoserine dehydrogenase, with translation METVKLGMLGLGTVGSGVLEMIENNENKIRNIIGRELSVKTVVVRHPEKHQNAATVTKLTTEFEEVLNDEEIQIVVELIGGIHPAKEYIERLLKAHKNVVTANKDLIASYGPELAALAYENHCDLMYEASVAGGIPILRTIVNSFAADNILEVKGIVNGTTNYILTQMNQKHWTYEEALKKAQELGFAEADPTNDVTGKDAAYKMIILSYFAFGAQLRIDDFKTEGIDTLNAYDVSQAESLGYVIKLVGSAKVINGGVFVDVAPTLVPEDHPLATINNEFNAVMVTGKAVGDTLFYGPGAGGLPTANSVLSDITSEVKNLIMGTSGHAFNTYQSEYVPADPDNVRYPYYLSLTMPDVSGQMLKFTRIMADIKASFSQIVQAPIKDEGIAHVAVITHELSQSQLAELKKQLQQADSIKLNAAYKVLEN
- the thrB gene encoding homoserine kinase, giving the protein MQIKVPASSANLGPGFDSIGMAVSLYLTLDVLEPSDEWVIDHDFDDLPHDQSNMIIDTALKIKADLPPHHLKMQSAIPVAHGLGSSSSAIVAGIELANVLGKLQLSNDEKVAIACEIEGHPDNVAPAILGGLVIGTNVNGHFDAIQAPLLPYALAAYVPSYNLKTADARAALPASLTLKQATHGSAIANVLVAGLFANRYDLVGELMEADEFHEQPRAKLVPELAKIREIGHEAGALATYLSGAGPTVMTIIDKQGIPRFKQLLLQAGLSDPLLEIEPDTEGVQVID